One Mercurialis annua linkage group LG3, ddMerAnnu1.2, whole genome shotgun sequence DNA window includes the following coding sequences:
- the LOC126673023 gene encoding leucine-rich repeat receptor protein kinase EMS1, which produces MATMNLSFMIWCDGRMVSSPAGVEYQGGCRVDMPIIDRMNFEVLRNMCIRAVATDSEVEITKIYLRLPKIESLNLSESSGSEKGSDEDEDDEENFYGCEEEAEEQEDCNDHDSGENTLYQSQLPEGFNHVNLDDFDVAPDSDEKLMWNPGMEFQIGMIFPNRDSVQACATAYSVENGREHKIRRTTNYTIVLVCRYHPICKWWLRVTLLQANHTWTCTKYIGPHTCNELVPNANHRNFGAREIAKSCSHEKKERRYSELDLHSNFIWKDDIFGLNSTPMRLCHKFLQELLFLRLAMEFKLLFLCFLVHNLLFVSLSNSILDQNGKNPDRDNLLSFKASLQNPTLLSSWNLSTPHCSWVGVGCLQGRVTSLLLSDQSLNGPLHPSLFSIFTLTALDLSKNQLSGEISPQISALKRLKQLCLGENQLSGEIPSQIGELSHLQILRLGDNSFSGNIPPEFGKLTQLDTLDLSANALVGTVPSQIGHMTGLRFLDMGNNMLSGSLPKPFYNNLKSLVSLDISNNSFSGPIPPEIGNLTNLTDLYIGINSFSGLLPPQIGSLSKLENFFSPSCLLIGPLPDQISNLKSLNKLDLSYNPLKCSIPKSLGKLHNLSILNLAYSELNGSIPGELGNCKSLRTLMLSFNSLTGSLPEELSHLPMLTFSAEKNQLSGSLPSWIGGWDQMEWLFLSSNEFSGRLPPEIGNCSSLKHISLSNNLLTGTIPGELCNAVSLMEIDLDGNFFSGTIEDAFLKCANLTQLVLVNNQITGSIPDYLAKLPLMVLDLDSNNFTGAIPLSLWKSTTLMEFSASNNLLKGSLTMEIGNAVELQRLVLSSNMLIGTIPKEIGYLTSLSVLNLNSNLLEGNIPDELGDCISLTTLDLGNNRLNGSIPDKLVDLVELQCLVLSHNNLSGSIPSKPSTYFREANIPDSSFLQHHGVFDLSHNMLSGSIPEELGNLVVIVNLLINDNMLSGAIPGSLSRLSNLTTLDLSGNVLSGHIPPQVGHSTKLQGLYLGKNQLSGIIPESLGNLGSLVKLNLTGNKLYGSIPLSFGNLKELTHLDISNNELVGRLPSSLSHMLNLVGLYVQQNRLSGSIDELLSDPMAWKIETLNLSNNLFDGGLPRSLCNLSYLTYLDFHGNKLTGEIPAELGDLMQLQYFDVSGNRLSGQIPEKICTLDNLFYLNLSENSLEGPVPRNGICLSLSKVSVAGNKNLCGRIIGSECRIRSFGRLTLLNAWGYAGIAVGCMIIILTVAFALRSWSMRGSRRGDPEDTEESKLSSFMDQHLFLLSSSRSKEPLSINIAMFERPLLKITLVDILEATNNFCKTNIIGDGGFGTVYKATLPDGKTVAVKKLSEAKTQGNREFVAEMETLGKVKHQNLVPLLGYCSFGEEKLLVYEYMVNGSLDSWLRNRSGPLEVLDWTKRYKIATGSARGLAFLHHGFIPHIIHRDVKASNILLNGEFEPKVADFGLARLISACETHVSTDIAGTFGYIPPEYGQSGRSTTRGDVYSFGVILLELVTGKEPTGPDFKEVEGGNLVGWVFQKMKKGQAADVLDPTVANAESKKMMIKVLKIASYCLCDNPADRPTMLEVLKLLKGIKGDKF; this is translated from the exons ATGGCGACTATGAACCTATCGTTTATGATATGGTGCGATGGCCGCATGGTAAGCTCTCCGGCTGGAGTAGAATACCAGGGCGGCTGTCGGGTGGATATGCCAATTATTGATAGGATGAATTTTGAAGTGTTGAGGAATATGTGTATAAGGGCAGTTGCTACGGACTCGGAAGTGGAGATTACAAAAATTTACTTACGACTTCCAAAAATTGAAAGT TTGAATTTGAGTGAATCAAGTGGGTCGGAGAAAGGGagtgatgaagatgaagatgatgaagagaATTTTTATGGCTGCGAGGAAGAGGCAGAAGAGCAAGAGGATTGCAATGATCATGATTCTGGAGAAAACACATTGTATCAATCGCAACTCCCAGAAGGTTTTAACCATGTCAATTTGGATGATTTTGATGTGGCACCGGATTCTGATGAGAAGCTTATGTGGAATCCTGGGATGGAGTTTCAAATTGGGATGATCTTCCCAAATCGTGATTCTGTTCAGGCATGTGCTACTGCTTATTCTGTTGAGAACGGAAGGGAGCACAAAATTCGCAGGACAACCAACTATACTATTGTGCTGGTATGTAGGTATCATCCTATTTGCAAATGGTGGCTGCGTGTAACTCTGCTTCAAGCAAATCATACGTGGACATGCACAAAATATATCGGGCCGCATACGTGCAATGAGCTGGTGCCAAATGCTAATCATAGAAATTTTGGGGCACGAGAAATTGCGAAATCATGTTCGCATGAGAAAAAG GAAAGAAGATATTCTGAACTTGATCTTCACTCAAATTTTATATGGAAGGATGACATCTTTGGCTTGAACTCCACTCCAA TGCGTCTCTGTCATAAATTTCTGCAAGAACTGTTGTTTCTCAGACTGGCCATGGAGTTTAAGCTTCTGTTTCTATGCTTCTTAGTCCATAATCTACTCTTCGTTTCGCTCTCCAACTCCATTTTAGACCAAAATGGGAAGAACCCAGATAGAGATAACCTATTATCTTTCAAAGCCTCACTTCAAAATCCAACCCTTCTGTCTTCATGGAACTTGTCGACCCCTCATTGCAGTTGGGTCGGTGTTGGTTGCCTGCAAGGCCGAGTTACCTCGCTACTTCTCTCTGATCAATCTCTAAATGGTCCTCTACACCCTTCTCTTTTCTCTATCTTCACTCTCACCGCCCTCGATTTGTCCAAGAATCAACTCTCTGGTGAAATTTCACCTCAAATTTCAGCtctaaaacgcttaaaacagcTCTGTCTCGGTGAAAACCAGTTATCTGGCGAGATACCGAGTCAAATCGGCGAGTTGAGTCATCTTCAGATTCTCAGACTCGGTGATAATTCGTTCAGTGGAAATATTCCACCTGAATTTGGGAAGTTGACACAGCTTGATACTCTTGATCTCTCTGCAAATGCACTCGTTGGTACAGTTCCGAGTCAAATCGGTCACATGACTGGGCTGCGGTTCCTGGATATGGGAAATAATATGTTATCAGGTTCTTTGCCTAAACCCTTTTACAATAATCTCAAGTCTTTAGTTTCTCTTGATATTTCAAACAACTCGTTTTCTGGTCCAATTCCTCCAGAGATTGGTAACCTCACTAATCTCACTGATCTCTACATTGGTATCAATTCGTTTTCTGGTCTATTACCTCCTCAAATTGGTTCTCTTTCGAAGCTTGAAAACTTTTTTTCACCGTCGTGTTTGCTCATAGGGCCTTTACCTGACCAGATTTCCAACTTAAAGTCCTTAAATAAACTTGACCTATCTTATAACCCACTCAAGTGTTCAATTCCCAAATCTCTAGGAAAGTTGCATAATTTGAGTATATTGAATCTTGCTTATTCTGAGCTTAACGGGTCTATACCTGGCGAACTTGGAAATTGCAAAAGCTTGAGGACTTTAATGCTCTCTTTCAATTCACTTACTGGGTCTCTGCCTGAAGAGCTATCTCATCTGCCTATGTTGACATTTTCTGCCGAAAAGAATCAGCTTTCTGGGTCGTTGCCGTCCTGGATTGGGGGATGGGATCAGATGGAGTGGCTCTTTCTTTCGAGTAACGAGTTTTCCGGGAGATTGCCACCTGAAATTGGGAATTGTTCATCCTTAAAGCATATCAGTTTAAGTAATAATCTTTTGACCGGGACAATTCCAGGAGAGCTCTGCAATGCTGTGTCGCTTATGGAGATTGATCTCGATGGAAACTTCTTCTCTGGAACAATTGAAGATGCATTTTTGAAGTGTGCTAACTTGACTCAGCTGGTTTTGGTTAATAATCAGATTACTGGTTCGATTCCTGACTACCTGGCAAAGCTTCCTTTGATGGTTCTTGACCTTGATTCCAACAATTTCACAG GTGCAATACCTTTGAGTCTATGGAAGTCCACCACCTTGATGGAATTCTCTGCTTCAAATAATCTGTTAAAGGGCTCTCTGACTATGGAGATTGGGAATGCTGTTGAATTGCAGAGGCTAGTTCTTAGCAGTAATATGTTGATCGGGACTATTCCTAAGGAAATTGGATATCTGACTTCTCTTTCTGTTCTTAACTTGAATTCTAATCTTCTGGAAGGTAATATTCCTGATGAGCTAGGAGATTGCATTTCACTAACTACATTGGACCTTGGAAATAACAGGCTGAATGGGTCAATTCCTGACAAACTCGTAGATTTGGTTGAGTTGCAGTGCTTGGTTCTTTCTCACAATAATTTGTCCGGGTCTATTCCTTCAAAGCCTTCTACGTATTTTCGAGAGGCTAATATACCTGACTCGAGCTTTCTTCAACACCATGGAGTGTTTGATTTATCTCATAATATGCTGTCTGGTTCAATACCTGAGGAATTGGGGAACCTTGTGGTAATAGTTAATCTACTAATTAATGATAACATGCTTTCTGGTGCAATTCCAGGATCACTTTCTAGGTTAAGTAATCTTACAACCTTGGATTTATCCGGAAATGTTTTAAGTGGTCATATTCCACCACAGGTTGGGCACTCTACTAAGCTTCAAGGTTTGTATCTGGGAAAAAATCAGCTCTCAGGTATCATCCCTGAAAGTTTAGGTAACTTGGGTAGTTTAGTGAAGCTGAACTTGACAGGTAATAAGTTGTATGGCTCGATTCCTCTTAGTTTTGGCAACTTGAAAGAACTTACTCATTTAGATATAAGCAATAATGAGCTTGTGGGTCGGCTTCCTTCATCTCTGTCGCATATGCTGAATCTTGTCGGGCTTTATGTTCAGCAGAACAGGCTTTCTGGTTCTATAGATGAGCTCTTGTCTGATCCCATGGCATGGAAGATAGAAACTTTGAATTTGAGTAATAATCTCTTTGATGGGGGATTACCCCGATCTTTGTGCAATCTGTCGTACTTGACGTACTTGGATTTTCATGGAAATAAGCTTACCGGAGAGATTCCTGCAGAGCTTGGGGATTTAATGCAACTTCAATATTTTGATGTTTCTGGGAATAGATTGTCTGGGCAGATTCCAGAGAAAATATGCACCTTGGATAACCTGTTTTATCTGAATTTATCAGAAAACAGTCTGGAAGGTCCTGTCCCCAGAAATGGTATCTGCTTAAGCCTATCAAAAGTTTCAGTTGCTGGCAACAAAAATTTGTGCGGCAGAATTATAGGTTCAGAGTGTAGAATCAGAAGCTTTGGCAGGTTAACTTTGCTAAATGCCTGGGGATATGCAGGGATAGCTGTTGGATGCATGATTATCATTCTTACTGTAGCTTTTGCACTACGAAGCTGGAGCATGAGAGGTAGCAGACGGGGTGATCCTGAGGACACTGAAGAAAGCAAGTTGAGCAGTTTTATGGATCAACACCTTTTCTTATTAAGTAGCAGCAGATCAAAGGAACCTTTAAGCATCAACATAGCTATGTTTGAGCGTCCTCTTCTGAAAATAACCTTAGTTGATATTCTTGAGGCCACTAATAACTTCTGCAAGACAAACATCATTGGAGATGGAGGATTTGGTACAGTATACAAGGCCACCTTGCCTGATGGAAAAACAGTTGCAGTCAAAAAGCTAAGCGAAGCCAAAACACAGGGTAACCGTGAATTTGTTGCTGAAATGGAGACCCTGGGCAAGGTAAAGCATCAGAATTTGGTTCCATTGCTCGGATACTGCTCCTTTGGTGAGGAAAAGCTGCTGGTGTACGAGTATATGGTAAATGGAAGCTTAGACAGCTGGCTAAGAAACCGAAGTGGCCCCCTTGAAGTCCTGGATTGGACAAAACGCTACAAGATTGCGACTGGCTCTGCCCGTGGGCTAGCTTTTCTTCACCACGGATTCATCCCTCACATCATACACAGGGATGTCAAGGCCAGCAACATCTTGCTTAATGGAGAATTTGAACCAAAAGTGGCCGACTTCGGGCTTGCCAGACTGATCAGTGCATGTGAGACGCATGTGAGTACTGATATAGCTGGGACATTTGGCTACATTCCACCGGAGTACGGACAGAGCGGAAGGTCCACGACGAGAGGAGACGTCTACAGCTTTGGTGTTATACTGCTGGAGTTGGTGACTGGGAAAGAGCCTACAGGGCCTGATTTCAAAGAGGTAGAAGGAGGGAATCTAGTTGGTTGGGTGTTCCAAAAGATGAAGAAAGGTCAGGCAGCTGATGTTCTTGATCCTACGGTGGCCAATGCGGAATCAAAGAAGATGATGATTAAAGTGCTGAAAATTGCATCTTATTGCCTGTGTGATAATCCTGCTGACAGGCCCACTATGCTGGAGGTACTCAAGTTATTGAAAGGGATTAAAGGTGATAAGTTCTAG